The following proteins come from a genomic window of Natrinema saccharevitans:
- the aglF gene encoding UTP--glucose-1-phosphate uridylyltransferase AglF, protein MQAVVLAAGKGTRLRPLTEDKPKVLVEVDGTPLIEDVMDNLIEIGATEFVLVVGYMKEKIIERYGDEYRGVPITYAHQREQLGLAHAILQAEPHVDDDFMLMLGDNVFRANLGDVINRQREERADAAFLVEEVPYDEASRYGVLDTNEYGEIVEVMEKPDDPPSNLVMTGFYTFTPEIFHACHLVQPSGRGEYELPDAIDLLIQSGRTIDAIRMDGWRIDVGYPEDRERAEERLAELENEDDQ, encoded by the coding sequence ATGCAAGCAGTCGTGCTGGCCGCGGGCAAGGGAACCCGCCTCCGGCCGCTTACGGAAGACAAGCCGAAGGTTCTCGTCGAGGTCGACGGAACTCCCCTCATCGAGGACGTCATGGACAACCTCATCGAGATCGGCGCGACCGAGTTCGTCCTCGTCGTCGGCTACATGAAAGAGAAGATCATCGAGCGCTACGGCGACGAGTACCGCGGCGTTCCGATCACCTACGCCCACCAGCGCGAACAACTCGGACTCGCCCACGCCATCCTGCAGGCGGAACCCCACGTCGACGACGACTTCATGCTCATGCTCGGGGACAACGTCTTCCGAGCGAACCTCGGGGACGTGATCAACCGCCAGCGGGAGGAACGGGCCGATGCCGCCTTCCTCGTCGAAGAGGTCCCCTACGACGAGGCATCGAGATACGGCGTCCTCGACACCAACGAGTACGGCGAGATCGTCGAGGTAATGGAGAAACCGGACGATCCGCCGTCGAACCTCGTCATGACGGGTTTCTACACGTTCACGCCGGAGATCTTCCACGCCTGTCACCTGGTCCAGCCCTCCGGCCGCGGCGAGTACGAACTACCGGACGCGATCGATCTGCTGATCCAGTCCGGTCGGACGATCGACGCGATCCGGATGGACGGCTGGCGCATCGACGTCGGCTATCCGGAGGACCGAGAGAGAGCCGAAGAACGACTCGCCGAACTCGAGAACGAAGACGACCAGTAA